The Bombus terrestris chromosome 9, iyBomTerr1.2, whole genome shotgun sequence genome contains a region encoding:
- the LOC100642932 gene encoding microtubule-associated protein futsch, with the protein MADDGIDNPAFANEDDCATDLKQDNDQHQVTLDQDHKTEDGPVENGHHRTQFVSQQYVEAGRTSPDPHYRTETKIELPDSNDKTVVEPKMNGVHGNGNNNDASFLNNSATSVQINDTGKKEQIEAVNLELVSMRPYAGNNLQTKGQEACEVPADPYEEYFVPVNEHRKYIRGEKLYVTKDKRSRSSYWRRMACWGCGLMVLLLAVIIAILAGTGVILTQEASEPLENLQQTNSRQFGDVRTAGSQEYVKNPPSSPPPATSSFSPWPTTDETIYNTVPSALDGILKLDDFHWDNDFSNPKSRVYRQVSSEIEENLKNMLQQPPNNTTVIKVYDINRDGEVRFRISYPSRSMPEEMQQLIEQTLQKSGNIIGQYHLNSLRVNKLVDQCQSGNLQCSERCEYDYSKGLFVCSCGVGKILDSDQKNCIDENDLSNVEMDDEIPESNTEVVHDYVQGRSRGPDTVFEPRRPDNWDHLDFTTESTHNRHTSPQGNEHEFHVQPHDSSPGLEPTQITTTEQNREFNGESDPINWMHDHSAHGHSTPDHSTHDQSNHDHSAHEHSEYDYSTHDHSAHDHSMHNNSEDDHSMREDSRQYPTESKIEPESSFKSEPSAKPEASTEPEPSAEPEPSAEPERSTEPEPSAEPEPSAEPEPSAEPEPSAEPEPSAEPEPSAEPEPSAEPEPSAEPEPSAEPEPSAEPEPSAEPEPSAEPEPPAEPEPSAEPKPSAEPEPSAEPEPSAEPEPSTEPEPSAEPEPSAEPEPSAEPEPSAEPEPSAEPEPSAELKPSAESESSAELKPNVEPEFSAEPETSTEPEPSAEPEPSVQPESTSQPESPTEAEPPSQSGSPAEPKFSFESESSTEPMSSSQPQSPAEAELPSQSEPPTEPELAAEPESSSQPEPAAEPEPSPQPEPAAEPESSSQPEPAAEPEPSPQPEPAAEPEPSSQPEPAAEPEPSSQPEPSAEPEPSSQPELSAEPVLSSEPESPAVPAPTSQPEPPTKPKSPTKLETNNIESPNTETMANIEPESSAESKPSIEVESSLKHQPSAEAESSTEVTPIAEPNPTNDSESSTKSTVTEHAELSSQLDFTARPEKLGTETTIEHELPISSSTEPEFPIDEKSHQNIPAVIEHSTEIQNTMRPMESAEETPGKTESSTESATTNKMFVETITESTYTELPSMTKEAESPVEFSTTISMIEKEMVNTFTPNAPINIGSETTISMMPEETTLPSNEKSADEIASNDTPLPVIPLMPDTEEAVMSNHSEDHFESTVTTMDTTMMKDDNKDKITTMTSIKMDIEETAKVEHGTEINMSQDEVTEATTMNISKEESGIMNSSSESNSVSLSSTQSSVSEEFTLKSETTPFVVDNKSENVTEINTIIENSSTEASNEVLKSILSGESSVVPESVIHETNETNIIEHMPTTVFPKLPKNFGHNVEPLLEPLKNNTGEEHIMLIPKTEYTAEIHDPHAIIPQLIPEQSVQSSNTSSSGVPEGSIVENKIQSSTEAIQTVLHRSTIHPEQNVVSSGDSLRYDDNLDHSTNHPLHPAMFPENAIEQTTEKFDPVYDKHIDDMSPFLPDIQKEKEVKKAPRLDKDEQDVPNPFEGHVEDVVTYKSTEQSMNETNVKDSLNDVHVETHDAKVPEEQEEEKNNVKNVMTGNEVGRGFKNDGLDVEVNNTDSGIQNGLHNYDINKPTKDEEYAINEKESRESSEEDEEALRVIPLEEQFKETETTVNNADKNKSGTTTESNVVTTIPTEENEKQSKDSMNNVTASEKPEENAVEDQYNDINDDTLSKGYQQDDSEIREKVKDESDKLIANDDEKSSKMTDIPYTNDNMNVTTNDTESVPDNHTEDAKLTTQIPVLPLEIQQEMSTTEKIESTTVTEENLRKDNNTEHENSVQASMEDTTTVQVPTTHMMPIETKTTAQVPILPEELQTTESDVLLTTSTMKPDAEVKTSDLENVRSNNTEVEQKDSSKTNTDEMNNNSTEDLVTSGDEKVNAQNGTADDLMASAVEHVNNTSINNTLLEPNISVLDNTREENVTTMNVEKNMQKNLTEDSTELHKQTSESSSTTEDIRPVTEILEDDTEPIGFDYKIHFATTTPKTMLPNLDADELSEESLRVIPLEKSLEVKKKSVDKKVIDKYKYKKEKELNLEENEGENILTEIPESATVFSTEIPQIFAEKEKAQEENHTVTNTDIHVEENYAHVPQLKIIETTSGSNQINVQKSETSSNEKESLNDKTSITVPDSSKKYPSFIPVSEKIEEPEPVTEPFVVLRNFNFHRSGVDFTTENPVINEPSNEGHTAIEPGQVIEINGESNQTGSQSSVFPSNQSSIVSIAQEANHVAKESTDTTVPPSTQTKLPDAVVESTSHIDVSFLNIPPSTVFSKCTTGQFQCVNGTSRDGAYCVKLSAKCDSENDCSDGSDELNCKEEGCPGNFQCASGQCLKRDLVCNKIVDCDDGSDEKNCEEWKCQFDEFRCPSGRCIPGIWQCDGRPDCEDHRDEYNCAESCENNEYLCPTEKWCIPLTWHCNGIRECANGEDEKLCDCALDQFKCQTGGCVPENQVCDGIEHCPDHSDEWNCLMTNMTMEKKSSDGEGEDNIENSGVQEFGRSSLLKIRQYNDEYRLVCSDGWSEEFSNSYCQSLGFAGSESTELQTWDKIQKILRLKLNPNHRAPLVTNLEQVEFCISDKVVQISCQEFSCGSDYGEGPTARLVGGTPASEGQWSSVALLKEPKHGAACTASILGPMHVLASYSCIHRYKQSSGWQLFTGENLLKAHPVRNIIPYPQVKYNQFLYNNDIALVELEKPLTFSRNVSAVCLPKHPIQPRQICVMAGWGFSANGEVDLQKYLNFLPLPTLDSEKCNATSHYAGFITKDNICAGFTDTNKGPCYNDEGAPLMCETGGGSVRWEIQGLLSHHSRCSRGHPAIYSSVEPALSWLRNSVPALQTQS; encoded by the exons ATGGCGGACGATGGTATAGATAATCCGGCGTTCGCCAACGAGGATGATTGCGCGACCGATTTGAAACAGGACAATGACCAACATCAAGTGACCTTGGACCAGGATCACAAGACGGAGGACGGTCCTGTAGAGAATGGGCATCATCGGACGCAATTTGTGTCGCAGCAATACGTGGAGGCCGGAAGGACCAGCCCTGATCCACATTACCGAACCGAGACAAAGATCGAGCTGCCCGACAGCAACGACAAGACCGTCGTCGAGCCGAAAATGAACGGCGTTCATGGGAATGGAAATAACAATGACGCTAGTTTCTTGAATAACAGCGCGACCAGCGTTCAGATCAATG ACACTGGAAAAAAGGAGCAAATCGAGGCAGTAAACTTGGAACTGGTCTCGATGAGGCCTTACGCGGGCAACAATCTACAGACGAAGGGACAAGAGGCTTGCGAGGTACCAGCTGATCCCTACGAAGAGTACTTCGTTCCAGTGAACGAGCATCGAAAGTACATCAG AGGCGAGAAACTTTATGTAACGAAGGACAAAAGATCAAGGAGTTCGTACTGGAGAAGGATGGCTTGCTGGGGATGTGGACTGATGGTTCTACTGCTAGCGGTCATCATTGCCATTTTGGCCGGAA CTGGAGTGATCCTAACGCAAGAAGCCTCAGAACCCTTGGAAAATCTCCAGCAAACCAATTCTCGGCAATTTGGTGACGTACGAACCGCAGGAAGTCAAGAGTATGTGAAAAATCCGCCATCGAGTCCACCACCTGCGACTTCAAGCTTCTCACCCTGGCCGACTACCGATGAAACCATTTACAACACCGTTCCAAGTGCCTTAGACGGTATATTAAAACTAGACGACTTCCATTGGGACAACGATTTCAGCAATCCAAAGTCGAGAGTGTATAGACAAGTCAGCTCAGAGATAGAAGAAAACCTGAAGAATATGTTACAACAGCCCCCAAACAATACAACAGTCATCAAGGTATACGACATAAACAGGGATGGTGAAGTGAGGTTTAGGATAAGCTATCCGTCACGTTCAATGCCCGAAGAAATGCAACAGCTGATCGAGCAAACGCTACAGAAGAGTGGCAACATAATTGGACAATATCATTTGAATAGTTTAAGAGTGAATAAATTGGTTGATCAGTGTCAGAGTGGAAATCTTCAGTGTTCAGAAAGGTGCGAATATGATTACTCTAAAGGTCTGTTTGTTTGCTCCTGTGGAGTTGGAAAGATATTGGACAGTGATCAAAAGAACTGCATTGATGAAAATGATTTGAGTAATGTAGAAATGGATGATGAGATACCGGAATCTAATACGGAAGTGGTGCACGATTATGTTCAGGGAAGGAGTAGAGGCCCTGATACTGTATTTGAACCTAGAAGGCCTGATAATTGGGATCATTTGGACTTCACTACCGAGTCAACACATAATAGACATACCTCACCGCAAGGAAATGAACATGAGTTTCATGTACAACCACATGATTCTTCGCCGGGACTAGAGCCTACACAGATCACTACGACGGAACAGAATCGTGAGTTTAATGGGGAATCTGATCCAATAAACTGGATGCATGATCATTCAGCACATGGTCACTCGACTCCTGACCATTCAACACATGATCAATCAAATCATGATCATTCAGCACATGAGCATTCGGAATACGATTATTCTACTCATGATCATTCAGCACATGACCATTCGATGCATAACAACTCAGAAGATGATCATTCGATGCGCGAAGATTCGAGACAGTACCCTACCGAATCAAAAATTGAACCAGAATCTAGTTTTAAATCGGAACCTTCTGCTAAGCCTGAAGCTTCTACGGAACCTGAACCTTCTGCGGAACCAGAACCATCTGCTGAACCTGAACGATCTACGGAACCAGAACCATCTGCAGAACCAGAACCATCTGCAGAACCAGAACCATCTGCAGAACCAGAACCATCTGCAGAACCAGAACCATCTGCGGAACCAGAACCATCTGCGGAACCAGAACCATCTGCGGAACCAGAACCATCTGCGGAACCAGAACCATCTGCGGAACCAGAACCATCTGCGGAACCAGAACCATCTGCAGAACCAGAACCTTCTGCAGAACCAGAACCACCTGCAGAACCAGAACCATCTGCGGAACCAAAACCTTCTGCGGAACCCGAGCCTTCTGCGGAACCCGAACCATCTGCGGAACCAGAACCATCTACGGAACCAGAACCTTCTGCGGAACCCGAACCATCTGCGGAACCCGAACCATCTGCGGAACCAGAACCATCTGCGGAACCCGAACCATCTGCAGAACCAGAACCATCTGCGGAATTAAAACCATCTGCTGAGTCTGAATCTTCTGCTGAGCTAAAGCCAAATGTTGAACCCGAATTTTCTGCTGAACCAGAGACTTCTACAGAACCTGAACCATCTGCAGAGCCAGAGCCTTCTGTACAGCCAGAGTCTACCTCCCAACCAGAATCTCCCACAGAGGCAGAGCCTCCTTCTCAATCAGGGTCTCCTGCAGAACCAAAGTTTTCTTTTGAGTCGGAGTCTTCTACGGAGCCAATGTCTTCTTCTCAACCACAGTCTCCTGCAGAAGCAGAACTTCCTTCTCAATCAGAGCCTCCTACAGAGCCAGAGCTTGCTGCAGAGCCAGAGTCCTCTTCTCAACCAGAGCCTGCTGCAGAACCAGAGCCCTCTCCTCAACCAGAGCCTGCTGCAGAGCCAGAGTCCTCTTCTCAACCAGAGCCTGCTGCAGAACCAGAGCCCTCTCCTCAACCAGAGCCTGCTGCAGAACCAGAGCCCTCTTCTCAACCAGAGCCTGCTGCAGAACCTGAGCCCTCTTCTCAACCAGAACCTTCTGCAGAACCAGAGCCCTCTTCTCAACCAGAACTTTCTGCAGAACCAGTTCTTTCTTCTGAACCAGAATCTCCTGCGGTGCCAGCACCTACTTCCCAACCAGAACCTCCCACTAAACCAAAGTCTCCAACTAAATTAGAAACAAACAATATCGAATCTCCTAACACAGAAACTATGGCTAATATTGAACCAGAGTCTTCTGCTGAATCCAAACCTTCAATTGAAGTGGAATCTTCTCTTAAACACCAGCCATCAGCTGAAGCAGAATCTTCAACTGAAGTAACACCAATTGCTGAACCAAACCCTACTAATGACTCAGAATCTTCAACAAAATCTACAGTAACTGAACATGCTGAATTATCTTCTCAGCTAGATTTTACTGCCAGACCTGAAAAACTTGGAACTGAAACTACTATAGAACATGAATTACCAATTTCATCATCCACAGAACCCGAATTTCCCATCGATGAAAAGTCTCATCAAAATATACCTGCTGTTATAGAACATTCTACCGAAATACAAAACACAATGAGGCCAATGGAGTCCGCAGAAGAAACTCCTGGTAAAACAGAATCCTCTACTGAATCTGCGACTACGAATAAAATGTTTGTTGAAACAATTACCGAATCAACTTACACTGAATTACCTAGTATGACGAAGGAAGCAGAATCTCCAGTTGAATTTTCGACTACAATATCTATGATTGAGAAAGAAATGGTAAATACTTTTACACCTAACGCTCCTATAAACATAGGGTCAGAAACTACAATATCAATGATGCCTGAAGAGACCACATTGCCAAGTAATGAGAAATCTGCCGATGAAATAGCAAGTAATGATACACCCTTACCAGTGATACCTTTGATGCCTGATACCGAAGAGGCTGTAATGTCAAATCATTCCGAGGATCACTTCGAATCAACTGTTACGACAATGGATACGACAATGATGAAGGAtgataataaagataaaataacaaCAATGACCTCTATTAAGATGGATATAGAAGAAACAGCGAAGGTTGAACACGGCACTGAGATTAACATGTCACAGGATGAAGTAACTGAAGCTACTACAATGAATATAAGTAAAGAGGAGTCTGGAATTATGAACTCTTCGTCCGAATCTAATTCTGTCTCCCTGTCTAGCACACAGTCCTCAGTTTCTGAGGAATTCACTCTAAAATCTGAAACGACTCCTTTTGTAGTAGATAACAAATCAGAAAACGTTACTGAAATAAATACCATCATAGAGAACAGTAGTACAGAAGCAAGTAACGAAGTACTTAAATCAATATTATCTGGCGAATCTTCAGTTGTGCCAGAATCAGTTATCCATGAAACCAACGAAACTAACATCATTGAGCACATGCCAACGACTGTCTTTCCTAAATTACCAAAAAATTTTGGTCACAATGTAGAACCTTTGTTAGAACCTCTTAAAAACAATACAGGAGAGGAACACATTATGTTAATTCCAAAAACCGAATATACAGCAGAAATACATGATCCTCATGCGATCATTCCTCAACTAATTCCTGAACAAAGCGTCCAATCTTCTAATACATCCTCGAGCGGTGTTCCTGAAGGTTCaattgtagaaaataaaattcaatcttcTACAGAAGCTATTCAAACAGTTCTACACCGTTCCACGATTCATCCTGAACAGAATGTAGTTTCTTCAGGCGATTCCCTTCGTTATGATGACAATTTAGATCATTCAACCAATCATCCTCTGCATCCAGCAATGTTCCCTGAAAATGCAATCGAACAAACTACAGAGAAATTTGATCCAGTTTATGATAAACACATAGATGATATGTCTCCCTTCTTGCCAGATAttcaaaaggaaaaagaagtgAAGAAAGCTCCCAGATTGGATAAAGATGAGCAGGATGTACCCAATCCTTTCGAAGGACACGTTGAAGATGTTGTTACTTACAAATCCACGGAACAAAGTATGAATGAAACTAACGTGAAGGATTCTCTGAATGATGTTCACGTAGAAACACATGATGCCAAAGTACCTGAAGAACAGGAAGAGGAAAAGAATAATGTGAAAAATGTGATGACTGGAAATGAGGTGGGTCGTGGTTTCAAGAATgatggtttagacgttgaagttaatAACACGGACTCTGGAATTCAAAATGGACTacataattatgatattaacaAGCCAACTAAGGATGAAGAGTATGCTATAAATGAGAAGGAGAGTAGAGAAAGTTCCGAGGAAGATGAAGAGGCGTTAAGAGTAATACCATTGGAAGAACAGTTCAAGGAAACTGAAACCACCGTGAATAATGCAGATAAGAATAAATCAGGAACCACGACAGAATCTAACGTAGTTACCACTATTCCAACggaagaaaacgaaaaacaaTCAAAAGATTCTATGAATAATGTTACTGCTTCTGAGAAACCTGAAGAAAACGCTGTAGAAGatcaatataacgatataaacgatGATACTTTGTCCAAAGGGTATCAACAGGATGACTCAGAGATACGAGAGAAAGTTAAGGATGAATCTGATAAATTAATAGCAAATGATGACGAGAAATCATCCAAGATGACAGATATACCTTACACAAACGATAACATGAATGTTACAACGAATGATACTGAAAGTGTCCCAGATAACCATACAGAGGATGCTAAATTAACCACGCAAATACCAGTGTTACCATTGGAGATACAGCAAGAAATGTCTACAACCGAAAAAATCGAAAGCACAACTGTAACTGAAGAGAATCTTCGAAAAGACAATAATACAGAACATGAAAATAGCGTTCAGGCTAGTATGGAGGATACCACGACAGTTCAAGTACCGACAACTCACATGATGCCAATAGAAACCAAAACCACTGCTCAGGTACCAATATTGCCAGAAGAACTGCAAACTACTGAAAGTGACGTATTGTTAACAACCTCCACAATGAAACCAGACGCTGAAGTGAAAACTAGTGATTTAGAAAATGTACGTTCTAACAATACGGAAGTTGAACAGAAGGACTCTTCAAAAACTAATACTGATGAGATGAATAATAATTCGACTGAAGATTTAGTAACTAGTGGTGATGAAAAAGTGAATGCTCAGAATGGCACTGCAGACGATTTGATGGCCAGTGCAGTGGAACATGTAAACAACACAAGTATTAATAACACATTGTTAGAACCAAATATTTCAGTATTAGATAATACAAGGGAGGAAAATGTGACTACAATGAACGTAGAGAAAAATATGCAGAAGAATTTAACAGAAGATTCAACAGAATTACATAAACAGACGTCTGAGAGTTCCAGTACGACAGAGGATATTAGACCAGTTACTGAGATATTGGAAGATGACACTGAACCTATAGGATTcgattataaaatacattttgctACCACTACACCTAAGACTATGTTACCTAACTTGGATGCGGACGAACTGTCGGAAGAAAGCTTAAGGGTGATTCCATTGGAGAAGAGTTTGGAAGTGAAGAAGAAGTCAGTGGACAAGAAAGTTATTGACAAGTACAAATATAAGAAGGAGAAGGAATTGAACTTGGAAGAAAACGAGGGTGAAAATATATTAACAGAGATTCCAGAATCGGCTACGGTATTTTCTACTGAAATACCACAAATATTTGCTGAAAAGGAAAAAGCTCAAGAAGAGAATCATACTGTGACTAATACAGACATCCATGTAGAAGAAAATTATGCACATGTTCCACAATTGAAAATCATCGAAACGACCAGCGGATCAAATCAAATAAATGTACAAAAGTCCGAAACCTCTTCTAATGAAAAAGAGAGTCTGAATGATAAAACAAGCATAACAGTCCCAGACAGTTCAAAGAAGTATCCTAGCTTCATACCGGTTTCGGAGAAGATAGAAGAACCAGAACCGGTTACAGAGCCGTTCGTAGTTCTCCGAAACTTCAATTTCCATCGATCAGGCGTAGATTTTACAACAGAGAATCCAGTCATCAATGAACCATCTAACGAAGGCCATACAGCTATAGAACCAGGACAAGTGATTGAAATAAATGGAGAATCGAACCAGACAGGTTCACAGTCTTCAGTGTTTCCTTCGAATCAATCGTCAATAGTGTCGATTGCACAGGAAGCAAATCACGTTGCGAAAGAGAGCACTGACACGACAGTTCCACCGTCCACGCAAACTAAATTACCGGATGCAGTCGTGGAAAGTACTAGCCATATTGATGTTTCTTTCCTCAATATCCCTCCAAGTACTGTTTTCTCGAAATGTACAACTGGCCAGTTCCAATGTGTTAATGGAACATCCAGGGATGGCGCATACTGCGTGAAACTATCAGCGAAATGCGACTCTGAGAATGATTGTTCCGATGGTTCGGATGAATTAAATTGTAAGGAGGAAGGTTGTCCAGGAAACTTTCAGTGCGCAAGCGGTCAATGTCTAAAGCGAGACCTGGTGTGCAATAAAATTGTCGACTGTGATGATGGAAGCGATGAAAAGAATTGCGAAGAATGGAAGTGTCAATTCGATGAATTTAGATGTCCCAGTG gAAGATGCATCCCAGGCATCTGGCAATGCGATGGTCGACCAGACTGCGAGGATCACCGAGATGAATACAATTGTGCCGAAAGTTGTGAAAACAACGAGTATCTTTGCCCGACAGAAAAATGGTGCATACCATTAACGTGGCACTGCAACGGAATTAGGGAATGTGCTAATGGAGAGGATGAAAAATTATGCGATTGCGCTCTTGATCAGTTCAAGTGTCAAACAGGGGGATGTGTACCTGAAAATCAAGTCTGTGATGGGATAGAACATTGTCCTGATCATTCTGACGAATGGAACTGTTTAATGACAAATATGACTATGGAGAAAAAGTCATCAGATGGAGAAGGAGAAGATAATATCGAGAATAGTGGTGTTCAAGAGTTTGGTAGAAgttctttattaaaaataag ACAATACAATGATGAGTATCGTCTCGTGTGCTCCGACGGATGGAGCGAAGAATTTAGCAACTCTTACTGCCAATCTCTAGGATTCGCTGGTTCTGAGAGTACAGAGCTCCAGACATGGGATAAAATCCAGAAGATACTCAGACTAAAGTTGAATCCTAACCATCGTGCGCCATTAGTCACAAATTTGGAACAAGTGGAattctgcatctccgacaaggtCGTGCAGATATCCTGCCAAGAATTTTCTTGCGGTTCTGACTATGGCGAAGGACCAACTGCCAGATTGGTTGGCGGAACACCAGCCAGCGAAGGACAATGGTCCAGCGTGGCTTTGCTAAAGGAACCTAAACACGGTGCTGCTTGCACAGCAAGCATATTGGGACCTATGCATGTGCTAGCCAGTTATTCCTGTATTCACAG atATAAACAAAGTAGTGGGTGGCAACTTTTCACCGGTGAAAACCTATTAAAGGCACATCCCGTGAGGAACATCATTCCCTACCCGCAAGTGAAAtacaatcaatttttatacaataatgATATCGCGTTAGTTGAGCTCGAGAAGCCTCTAACTTTCTCAAGGAACGTTAGCGCCGTTTGTCTTCCGAAACATCCTATTCAA ccGAGACAGATATGCGTCATGGCGGGATGGGGATTCTCTGCGAATGGCGAAGtggatttacaaaaatatttgaacttCCTACCATTGCCAACGTTAGACTCTGAGAAATGCAATGCAACTAGCCATTATGCAGGGTTCATCACAAAGGACAATATATGTGCTGGATTCACTGATACGAATAAAGGACCTTGCTAC AACGACGAAGGAGCACCTCTAATGTGTGAAACAGGCGGAGGATCGGTCAGATGGGAAATTCAAGGGCTACTGAGTCACCATAGCAGATGCTCGAGAGGTCATCCGGCAATTTACTCTAGCGTGGAACCAGCATTATCTTGGTTGCGAAACTCCGTACCCGCTTTGCAAACGCAAAGTTAA